The Arachis ipaensis cultivar K30076 chromosome B03, Araip1.1, whole genome shotgun sequence region GCAGTATAATGATATCTCTATTCGCCTGCTTTTCTTCTCAATAGCCAATGCAAGGCCAGTTGGGAACTGCACAAGAATGCAAAGTTTGAGTTTTGTAACAAACAGGATGACAAATAGAAGTGTACATAAACCGTTAACACAATTATGCTAGTTGCAACATACTGTTCCCATGGCCACCATTGGAATATTACATCTTTTGAAGATCCTGAACAGAAAGCACGTCCACATCCTGATGAAGAACAAAGGCATCCATCTTATAATCATTATtcactcattttttttttttaaaatattcatgCTGAGAATTTCTCAGTGAGATGAACATAAAAAGAAtgagaataagaaaaagaaaaaggctacTAAACGCAGACAAAAATATACAAACATATTGCAATGTGAATAGGCATGTTCTTGACAATCATATCTGGATCCAAACATTAATCTAAGCAGAACCTATCCAGTAAAACCAGAATTATTTTGGGAAGAAACATAAAACCTATAATTGCTTTTATTGGATCAAGTCAACCAATCCATTAAAACCAGTTTAAACCACTTGTACACCATTATCCCAAATCACTTATGATCTGTCATCTCATGTAATGACATGTATATcacctttttcctttttttgttgCTTTCTTCACAGTTTGCCTTAGGTAGTTTTAACATATTTGTAGAAAGCCAGAACAACATCTAGTCAAGAGAGTGGAATAGATTAGATTAGATGAGATAGTTCGGTGGCTAGGGATACAAGGAGACCAAAGAAAACTCAACGAGCTCATCAAAAGAGATTAAAGTATAAAGAGTTATGTATGAACAAACACAATGGTATCATTTGATCACTGCGTGCGTGTGAGAAGAATGTATGCTTCTGCTTCAGTGCTTTGCCGTAGTGAACTTAAACTGGCCATGTCTGATATGCAGTGGCATGCAACCGGGTACAACTGATGACTGTGGTGGCAGAGGCAGATCCAGCACAGTTGAGGGACACGGCAGAGAGGATAAGAGAGAAGAGAACTACATTGGTGATGACAGCAATAGGTACGAGATGTCACCAGAGCACAACTGAAATGGTCAGAGGCATGAGATTTCGCTGGAGTGTGATTGAAACTGTTGGAGCAAGCTCCACAATCGCAGTCACAGTCTCCGCCATCACAGGATTGCTGTTACAACTCCAGAGGCACCATGCCCATTTATtgattctcaaaaaaaaaaaaacggggaAGAGAGAGGGATAACAATCACAGTTCCAAGTTCCAAACCTCAACATCCCAGAAGATATCCACTGTCTCTGATCTTACATGCCCATAGAACCCTTTGAGTTGATTGGCAATGGATTAATTTTGCATTtgagaatttttttgtatttaaaatttCCTGTATTCTTTGATATTGGATTATGGAGTGGTGTGATGGCTGTTGTTGGGGAAGAGACTAAGGATATAGTGATAGTGGGAGAGAAGAAAAGGATTTCTAATTGGTACATCATTTTTCATAAATGGTTGGGTTTGGTTGGTTTTATATATTTGAAACCGGTTTATTACAATTTGGTTCAGGTAGTGGGTAAACACCCCTAAATTTGACCATGTTCACTTAAAAAAACCATATTCAAAACTTAAGACAACTAAGAACATAATAAATAAAGAATAGTCCACAGAAGTTCATGAAACTAACCAGGCAGATGCGCAATAAACAGATAAAAATAAGCTTGATCTTGCGGTGCCAAGAAGACCTTTGGCCAATATTGTGTTAGGCCTGCACATAAGCATTTAAAAATGGCCAATAAGAATAAGCAGGATATTCTCATATTGAATGTCATAAAAAGGCTCCAAGCACAAGCTGCATATGGTGCTAAATTTGAGAAGGCTCAAAACAGAATGACTTAATGTCAAGCAAAGCCCTTTTAGTAAAACCAGCCTTTGTGCCACAGATAATGCACTATTGTAATCACTTTGGAAACTGGAAAGCCACCGTAAAAGTAGAACATGAATCAAAGTTTAAACAGTAATTAAAATTTCATTAAACATATATTTCATAAAGGTCTCACAAAAGGTTACGTAATGTGCAAGATTGATTGCTATTCTAATCTGATCACCTTTTCAAAAGTCCATTTCTGTGAACTATTAGGGCAGGTATCAGATAAACTGGAAGATAAACAGGTAATGCTCTCTTGTAGGCTtcaacaagaaaagaaaggaTATGTTCTCCACATGATTGATTCCCATGTACAATCTGCAAAACATCACTGACTTTGAACATTGAAAGAAGCAACAATGATAACAAATTATACATGGGTcacaaaatttatataaccaatTCTGATGAATGTTTGAAACTGAAATCACAATTGCACAGTTTAATAAAATTCATCGAGCCATTATCACAAACTCAAACAACCATAGGACCCAATAGAAGATGTAAAATAATGGGAAATTAAATACCACAACCCTGATTAAATTTAAATGGGAACTATGTTAGGGCATAGAACAGAAACGAAACCTATATGTTTCCACTAGAGTCTATACATCGATTAAAgggaatgggtgggtttggagtTTACAtgtaatctcaaatcaaatgagaTAGCATTCATCGTAGCAGTCACATTTCTCATGATTCAATTGTAAAATAATGCGCAGTACCTCAAATAGGTTCATAACAATTTTCGGTTtggacaaattagtccctaaGAAAAGAATATTGACAAATTGTTCCCTAATCTTTTAGATGTTAGACAAAGTTTAGTCCCTAATATTACTATGGTAGAGGGATTAAATTGTTTAATTTAAAAGACAGGATTAATTTGTCATTTTATTTTAGTAGAGACTAATTTGTTTAATATTGTTAGGGACCAATATGGTGATTACTGTAAAATAATTGCCTCAACTATATCAAATTGTTTTAAATCCGATATTGAACACAGATAaatgtttaattttgtttaatttctaTACCTATACTGTAATTACACTTGCTTAgatcaaaagataaaaataagaCTGGAAACGAAGAACAATCTTTATTTCATACCGAGCATGGGACTTTCATACTTGGATCTAATTTCACATCAACACCAATGGTCTTGTAGTATTTCTCTATTGCTTCCAAATTAGTAAAAGGCTTGCCACTGGCTATCTCCTTTACACCTTGTAGGATAACTGCATCCTTCCCACCATGTTTATTAAGGAAAGACTTATATGAAGAGGGCAAACTCTCTTGCTTTAATATATAAGCAGACCTGAAATCAAAATATTCAGCCATACTTAATGATaggtatccaaatattttttactACTACACAATAAGTGCAACATTTTCCATGATGTAAATAAAAAGGTTTATCTGGAATAATCTTGAGATGGACACCAAATATATCAGTGAAATGTTATTTCCGTTCCTTATTATCTTCctatttattttgtatcttttaacATACCAGAAAACTAAAGATATTCATCATTTCACATCTGGAAAAATGAGTAAATACAGATAAATAAATTGTTAATAATCCAGAAAAGGCAAGACCCTATAGCTTCAGTTAACCTTAgattaaataaaacaaataactGCAGAATATTGTTAGGTCTATGACTAGGGTATCCCCAGTCATTTAGGCACTACTACAAAACTAATCTACTGGGCACCACTGGCCCACTTTCTGAGTTTCATTTTTTTGGGGGGGCGGGCGGCCGGGCGGGGAGGGAAGGATATCCTTCAAACATCAACCCCTCCATAATGAAACTCATAAATACACCTTTAGTAAAACTGGTTTGGCAACTCATCATGATATTTGTGCACATCAGATTCTAATACTCACGAAACATCATGCTCAGTTGCTAACTTAATCAATATAAAGAGACGGTTAGACGCATGCTTATAATGAACTGAATATTACAActgcaatttcaatttcatgcTGAAAGTTAAAGAGGTTCAGATTATGAAGTCAAGTGAAACGCAGACAATGTTTTCAGATATTACACATCATTTGTCAACATCAAGATCACCACCTAAGCTTTGCCTGACTAACTAGGGTTAGCAACATGGAACAAATGGACCAATAATGTCTCATCATGTATCATGTTTGTATTTAGACCGTTCAATTTTAAATCTCATAGCAGAAATTACACTCTCACTGCCACAGAACTTGAACGGCGAAATAACTAAGTAAAACAGAGAGCATAAGAGGAACAGTATAAGAAGCAACATGCACATGCATGGCCATGTGTATACATGTGTATAAGGTAACAATGTTTTCCTACaaaaaaaaagcagcaaagaTTATATATCCTGAAAAGGGGTACATAACAACAACATTACGTACAATATTTGGGAGGAGGATAGGCACATGAGGAATATGTCTCCATGCTTCCAGGTGAGAGGCTTGCAATATCTCCCAAACCGCTTGCTCTTGATCCCACACCGAGACGCTAACACAGCAGCACGCATGAGAATATAAATGGCCAAGCTCGTGTGTTGTGTCTCCAAACCAGTCAGAAGCATGGATGGCCCAGCAAG contains the following coding sequences:
- the LOC107630585 gene encoding uncharacterized protein LOC107630585 codes for the protein MDELIGALGGHRRTARWRAFLAGALAGPSMLLTGLETQHTSLAIYILMRAAVLASRCGIKSKRFGRYCKPLTWKHGDIFLMCLSSSQILSAYILKQESLPSSYKSFLNKHGGKDAVILQGVKEIASGKPFTNLEAIEKYYKTIGVDVKLDPSMKVPCSIVHGNQSCGEHILSFLVEAYKRALPVYLPVYLIPALIVHRNGLLKRPNTILAKGLLGTARSSLFLSVYCASAWMWTCFLFRIFKRCNIPMVAMGTFPTGLALAIEKKSRRIEISLYCFARAIESFFTCLADAGYLPHSRRIKRADVVVFSLSTAIIMHCYAEERDVFRSKYLNVLDWVFGVPPPPCETPRCNPQGKGTTNMPAPAEYSLPGKIALD